Genomic segment of Acidobacteriota bacterium:
CGGGCTGGGAGTCGGCCACGAAAACGATGGCGTCGGCGCCCGCGAGAACCACCTTCCGGGTGGTGTTGTAGTGGACCTGCCCGGGCACGGTGTAAACCTGGAGGCGGATGTGGTACCCCTGGACCTCCCCCAGGTCGAAGGGGAGGAAGTCGAAGAAGAGGGTCCGGTCCTCCGCCGTCTTGAGGGAGACCAGCTGCGTCTTCTTGTCGGGGTCCGTTATTTCGTGCAGGGCCTCGATGTTGGTGGTCTTCCCGCCGAGAGCCGGCCCGTAATAGACGATCTTGAACTGGATCTCCCGCTGGGCGTGGCGGAACTGAACCATGTCAAGCCCCCCGCACCGCGCGCAGGAGGACGGGAGGCGTGACGGGCTTGCGGAGGACTCCCCGGGCGCCCAACCGCCGCGCCTCCTCTCCCAGGCCCACGTCATCGCTACCCGTGACCAGGAAGACCTTTGGGAAGGAGACGGCGGGGGTGGAGGCCAGCATCCTCAACAGAGTCAGCCCATCCGCGTCGGGCAGGTTGAGGTCCAAGAGAACCACGTCGGGCGCATCCCCGTGGATAGCCAGGAGCGCCTCCGCCGCGGTGGCCGCCTCGGCGCAGGACTCCCCCTCGGCCTCCAGGGTCGACCGGATCATTTTTCGGATCAGGACGTTGTCGTCCACGATGAGGACGTTCACGCCGTCAGTCCCCAGGGGTCCAAGATCCACCTCCCCCGCACAGTTGCGTTGCCGTCAGTATACGGGCCGGAGAGCCTGTCGCGCAACGGAACCCGGAAGGGGGTTTCCACAGGCATGCTATAGCCCCAACGCCTCGGCGTTCTCCGCCAGGGCGTCCCGGGCCAGGAGGATGAGGGCGTCCACTTCCATTCCGATCTCGACCGCCCCCTGGCGGATGTCTTCGCGGTTCACCCCCCGCGCGAAGGACTTGTCCTTGAGTTTCTTCTTCGCGCTCTCGGGCCGAACGCTGGCCACCCTCCGGTCCGGTTGGACGAAGGCGCACGCGAAGAGAAATCCCGTGAGTTCGTCCACCGCGAAAAGGGCCTTGGCCATGGGCGATTCCCGGGGGACTCCCGTGAAGGTGGCGTGGCCCAGGATGGCCGTGATCATCTCCTCCG
This window contains:
- a CDS encoding response regulator codes for the protein MNVLIVDDNVLIRKMIRSTLEAEGESCAEAATAAEALLAIHGDAPDVVLLDLNLPDADGLTLLRMLASTPAVSFPKVFLVTGSDDVGLGEEARRLGARGVLRKPVTPPVLLRAVRGA
- a CDS encoding HDIG domain-containing metalloprotein, coding for MPSRDDAWALLCEWTQSEALRKHALGVETVMRAMARRLGGEEEAWGLCGLLHDFDYERHPQIPDHPTKGAAILRAAGYPEEMITAILGHATFTGVPRESPMAKALFAVDELTGFLFACAFVQPDRRVASVRPESAKKKLKDKSFARGVNREDIRQGAVEIGMEVDALILLARDALAENAEALGL